A genome region from Triticum aestivum cultivar Chinese Spring chromosome 2B, IWGSC CS RefSeq v2.1, whole genome shotgun sequence includes the following:
- the LOC123045235 gene encoding uncharacterized protein isoform X1 translates to MPCTRSVQPVHLFNLDACGSPTRTSVVYDRAVGSQASSWLKVGFHVEQQETRDHLRHHWSHEGCQKMKMVNCGSTSLALSSTSRSKKPFICIHLRQEHCFDIRNSHEGDWTNCKKKSSVLQTAPTAHMDYFLRSSSSGQIPTHLIVETYTWPATNCAASRSSLGMTW, encoded by the exons ATGCCATGCACGAGATCAGTTCAACCTGTGCACTTG TTCAACCTCGACGCTTGTGGCAGTCCCACAAGGACGAGTGTGGTCTACGATCGAGCAGTTGGTTCCCAAGCGAGTTCCTGGCTAAAGGTGGGCTTCCACGTTGAG CAGCAGGAGACACGAGATCACCTCCGGCACCACTGGTCACATGAAGGCTGTCAAAAAATG AAGATGGTGAACTGTGGGAGTACTTCCCTTGCTCTTTCTTCTACATCAAGGTCAAAAAAGCCCTTCATCTGCATCCATCTGCGGCAGGAACACTGCTTTGACATCAGGAACTCT CACGAGGGAGATTGGACTAACTGCAAGAAAAAAAGCTCAGTTCTACAGACAGCCCCCACCGCCCACATGGATTACTTCCTCCGGTCCTCATCCAG CGGCCAAATCCCGACACACCTGATAGTTGAAACTTACACATGGCCTGCGACCAACTGCGCCGCCTCTAGAAGCTCCTTGGGAATGACTTGGTAG
- the LOC123045235 gene encoding uncharacterized protein isoform X3: MPCTRSVQPVHLFNLDACGSPTRTSVVYDRAVGSQASSWLKQQETRDHLRHHWSHEGCQKMKMVNCGSTSLALSSTSRSKKPFICIHLRQEHCFDIRNSHEGDWTNCKKKSSVLQTAPTAHMDYFLRSSSSGQIPTHLIVETYTWPATNCAASRSSLGMTW; this comes from the exons ATGCCATGCACGAGATCAGTTCAACCTGTGCACTTG TTCAACCTCGACGCTTGTGGCAGTCCCACAAGGACGAGTGTGGTCTACGATCGAGCAGTTGGTTCCCAAGCGAGTTCCTGGCTAAAG CAGCAGGAGACACGAGATCACCTCCGGCACCACTGGTCACATGAAGGCTGTCAAAAAATG AAGATGGTGAACTGTGGGAGTACTTCCCTTGCTCTTTCTTCTACATCAAGGTCAAAAAAGCCCTTCATCTGCATCCATCTGCGGCAGGAACACTGCTTTGACATCAGGAACTCT CACGAGGGAGATTGGACTAACTGCAAGAAAAAAAGCTCAGTTCTACAGACAGCCCCCACCGCCCACATGGATTACTTCCTCCGGTCCTCATCCAG CGGCCAAATCCCGACACACCTGATAGTTGAAACTTACACATGGCCTGCGACCAACTGCGCCGCCTCTAGAAGCTCCTTGGGAATGACTTGGTAG
- the LOC123045235 gene encoding uncharacterized protein isoform X2, with product MPCTRSVQPVHLFNLDACGSPTRTSVVYDRAVGSQASSWLKVGFHVEQQETRDHLRHHWSHEGCQKMMVNCGSTSLALSSTSRSKKPFICIHLRQEHCFDIRNSHEGDWTNCKKKSSVLQTAPTAHMDYFLRSSSSGQIPTHLIVETYTWPATNCAASRSSLGMTW from the exons ATGCCATGCACGAGATCAGTTCAACCTGTGCACTTG TTCAACCTCGACGCTTGTGGCAGTCCCACAAGGACGAGTGTGGTCTACGATCGAGCAGTTGGTTCCCAAGCGAGTTCCTGGCTAAAGGTGGGCTTCCACGTTGAG CAGCAGGAGACACGAGATCACCTCCGGCACCACTGGTCACATGAAGGCTGTCAAAAAATG ATGGTGAACTGTGGGAGTACTTCCCTTGCTCTTTCTTCTACATCAAGGTCAAAAAAGCCCTTCATCTGCATCCATCTGCGGCAGGAACACTGCTTTGACATCAGGAACTCT CACGAGGGAGATTGGACTAACTGCAAGAAAAAAAGCTCAGTTCTACAGACAGCCCCCACCGCCCACATGGATTACTTCCTCCGGTCCTCATCCAG CGGCCAAATCCCGACACACCTGATAGTTGAAACTTACACATGGCCTGCGACCAACTGCGCCGCCTCTAGAAGCTCCTTGGGAATGACTTGGTAG
- the LOC123045235 gene encoding uncharacterized protein isoform X4: MPCTRSVQPVHLFNLDACGSPTRTSVVYDRAVGSQASSWLKQQETRDHLRHHWSHEGCQKMMVNCGSTSLALSSTSRSKKPFICIHLRQEHCFDIRNSHEGDWTNCKKKSSVLQTAPTAHMDYFLRSSSSGQIPTHLIVETYTWPATNCAASRSSLGMTW, translated from the exons ATGCCATGCACGAGATCAGTTCAACCTGTGCACTTG TTCAACCTCGACGCTTGTGGCAGTCCCACAAGGACGAGTGTGGTCTACGATCGAGCAGTTGGTTCCCAAGCGAGTTCCTGGCTAAAG CAGCAGGAGACACGAGATCACCTCCGGCACCACTGGTCACATGAAGGCTGTCAAAAAATG ATGGTGAACTGTGGGAGTACTTCCCTTGCTCTTTCTTCTACATCAAGGTCAAAAAAGCCCTTCATCTGCATCCATCTGCGGCAGGAACACTGCTTTGACATCAGGAACTCT CACGAGGGAGATTGGACTAACTGCAAGAAAAAAAGCTCAGTTCTACAGACAGCCCCCACCGCCCACATGGATTACTTCCTCCGGTCCTCATCCAG CGGCCAAATCCCGACACACCTGATAGTTGAAACTTACACATGGCCTGCGACCAACTGCGCCGCCTCTAGAAGCTCCTTGGGAATGACTTGGTAG
- the LOC123045235 gene encoding uncharacterized protein isoform X5, which translates to MTYEATRGYYTSRLMTACNLLASNTLVTHSKVRNRLLNSAVAIMWVKVLILLMVASYKEKCAAPPAMSLLLASCWWFVCPGRCCYRVRKFEMGTLVSNALLPFAMLPTRKTSGKLCWCLLHKFELSLLGEATTIASFGVHMLQHMDPWTMN; encoded by the exons ATGACTTATGAGGCTACCAGAGGCTACTACACCTCCAGATTAATGACAGCCTGCAACTTACTTGCTTCCAACACACTAGTAACACATTCTAAGGTTCGTAATCGGCTACTTAATAGCGCGGTTGCTATTATGTGGGTAAAGGTCCTCATTTTGTTGATGGTGGCATCTTACAAAGAAAAG tgcgccgccccgcccgcaatGTCGTTGTTGCTTGCTAGCTGCTGGTGGTTCGTGTGCCCTGGTCGCTGCTGCTATAGGGTAAG GAAGTTCGAGATGGGAACACTTGTTTCAAATGCTCTCCTCCCATTCGCGATGCTGCCAACAAGGAAAACCTCTGGGAAGCTCTGCTG GTGTTTGTTGCACAAGTTCGAGTTGTCGCTACTCGGAGAAGCTACTACTATTGCTAGCTTTGGGGTTCACATGCTACAACACATGGATCCATGGACAATGAATTAA
- the LOC123045236 gene encoding kinetochore-associated protein KNL-2 homolog isoform X1 has protein sequence MAKNTPSPPPRARSRRGAAPTSPTPAAALSPPFSLAPLRTRLGAAAAAAAAAAAAAAAASSSPVEHPCVTLWEWWPVRVEGEERKLAVSGFTERNDAFTSAPIAHRYEPLTLQDEGGVVVLLHGSISLLRMRQNGFSVQICEQFMIGFPSWWETWDSHMESYPNCFIDPREGSAQFYLEKFQLGNFIQKFGPSFIEDLLNNAKNFPIDHLDAFTESSRFQEHNCGNDASTNENSAASDDARPATVANVEIGLTTSSTSQERDHVDIECNVSLAPAETYTGDETCKEAGNQNDTMHPDAREDNAGSHLFNSDWTCTMCPDHMPNDSEGGNATRAENDTMSPDHMSPDNMPNDSEGGNATSAENSVELLGKYPLAVVLPESANCCSEIPGASQSVEPSSYQSTPVASLKNQHCLETTEHITLTQKAVSNEDTPSSIHSDVQSQEKQTVGSAEKRRSAKQVLERPTRSPMTRTSAPYVHKSRLTRSRAQSLSISTPESLKMRRTKSGRVVVPQLDPGRSRIVYDNNGLISGVAPVDGLLRSSPAKFACHILRI, from the exons ATGGCAAAAAACACCCCCAGCCCTCCGCCGAGGGCAAGATCTCGCCGGGGCGCGGCGCCGACGTCGCCAACCCCAGCCGCCGCTCTGAGCCCTCCTTTCTCCCTTGCCCCACTGCGCACCCGCcttggcgctgctgctgctgctgcggcggcggcggccgccgccgccgccgccgcctcctcatcCCCCGTCGAGCACCCATGC GTCACGCTGTGGGAATGGTGGCCGGTGAGGGTGGAAGGGGAGGAGCGGAAACTCGCGGTTTCCGGCTTCACTGAAAG GAATGACGCATTCACTTCTGCACCCATAGCACATCGTTATGAGCCTCTCACGCTCCAGGATGAAGGTGGGGTTGTGGTGCTCCTTCATGGTTCAATTAGCTTGTTGCGAATGCGTCAAAATGGATTTTCTGTGCAG ATATGCGAACAATTCATGATTGGATTTCCGTCCTGGTGGGAGACTTGGGATTCGCACATGGAGTCTTACCCAAACTGTTTTATTGATCCACGAGAGGGTTCAGCTCAGTTTTACCTGGAGAAATTCCAGCTAGGCAATTTTATTCAAAAGTTTGGACCCTCGTTCATCGAGGACCTTCTTAATAATGCTAAAAATTTCCCAATCGACCATCTCGATGCATTCACAGAGAGTTCAAGATTCCAGGAACACAACTGTGGAAATGATGCTTCAACCAACGAAAATTCTGCTGCTTCAGATGATGCCAGACCCGCAACTGTAGCTAATGTGGAAATAGGCTTGACTACGAGCAGCACTTCACAAGAAAGAGATCATGTGGACATTGAGTGTAATGTATCTCTTGCTCCTGCAGAAACATATACTGGTGATGAAACTTGCAAAGAGGCAGGAAATCAGAATGACACTATGCATCCAGATGCAAGGGAAGACAATGCTGGTAGCCATCTTTTCAACTCCGATTGGACTTGCACTATGTGCCCTGATCATATGCCCAATGACTCAGAAGGTGGAAATGCCACCCGTGCTGAAAATGACACCATGTCCCCTGATCATATGTCCCCTGATAATATGCCCAATGACTCGGAAGGTGGAAATGCCACCAGTGCTGAAAACTCAGTAGAACTGCTGGGTAAATATCCTTTAGCCGTAGTACTGCCTGAAAGTGCTAATTGCTGCTCAGAGATTCCTGGTGCTTCTCAAAGTGTTGAACCCTCAA GTTATCAAAGTACTCCAGTGGCTTCACTGAAGAATCAACACTGCTTGGAAACAACTGAGCACATCACATTGACTCAGAAGGCAGTATCAAATGAAGATACACCATCTTCAATTCACTCAGATGTGCAATCCCAGGAAAAA CAGACTGTAGGTTCAGCAGAGAAGCGGAGATCTGCAAAGCAAGTGTTGGAGCGTCCTACTAGATCGCCAATGACCAGAACTTCAGCCCCATAT GTGCATAAATCTCGGCTTACTCGTTCTAGGGCCCAGTCATTATCTATTTCCACACCCGAGTCTCTCAAAATGAGAAGAACCAAATCAG gtCGAGTGGTAGTACCCCAATTGGATCCAGGAAGGAGTAGGATTGTCTATGACAAC AATGGGTTGATTTCAGGCGTTGCTCCTGTGGATGGTTTGTTGAGAAGCTCCCCTGCCAAATTTGCATGCCATATACTACGTATATAG
- the LOC123045236 gene encoding kinetochore-associated protein KNL-2 homolog isoform X3, with protein sequence MAKNTPSPPPRARSRRGAAPTSPTPAAALSPPFSLAPLRTRLGAAAAAAAAAAAAAAAASSSPVEHPCVTLWEWWPVRVEGEERKLAVSGFTERNDAFTSAPIAHRYEPLTLQDEGGVVVLLHGSISLLRMRQNGFSVQICEQFMIGFPSWWETWDSHMESYPNCFIDPREGSAQFYLEKFQLGNFIQKFGPSFIEDLLNNAKNFPIDHLDAFTESSRFQEHNCGNDASTNENSAASDDARPATVANVEIGLTTSSTSQERDHVDIECNVSLAPAETYTGDETCKEAGNQNDTMHPDAREDNAGSHLFNSDWTCTMCPDHMPNDSEGGNATRAENDTMSPDHMSPDNMPNDSEGGNATSAENSVELLGKYPLAVVLPESANCCSEIPGASQSVEPSSYQSTPVASLKNQHCLETTEHITLTQKAVSNEDTPSSIHSDVQSQEKQTVGSAEKRRSAKQVLERPTRSPMTRTSAPYVHKSRLTRSRAQSLSISTPESLKMRRTKSGRVVVPQLDPGRSRIVYDNNGLISGVAPVDGKKSARPAKNTRGPL encoded by the exons ATGGCAAAAAACACCCCCAGCCCTCCGCCGAGGGCAAGATCTCGCCGGGGCGCGGCGCCGACGTCGCCAACCCCAGCCGCCGCTCTGAGCCCTCCTTTCTCCCTTGCCCCACTGCGCACCCGCcttggcgctgctgctgctgctgcggcggcggcggccgccgccgccgccgccgcctcctcatcCCCCGTCGAGCACCCATGC GTCACGCTGTGGGAATGGTGGCCGGTGAGGGTGGAAGGGGAGGAGCGGAAACTCGCGGTTTCCGGCTTCACTGAAAG GAATGACGCATTCACTTCTGCACCCATAGCACATCGTTATGAGCCTCTCACGCTCCAGGATGAAGGTGGGGTTGTGGTGCTCCTTCATGGTTCAATTAGCTTGTTGCGAATGCGTCAAAATGGATTTTCTGTGCAG ATATGCGAACAATTCATGATTGGATTTCCGTCCTGGTGGGAGACTTGGGATTCGCACATGGAGTCTTACCCAAACTGTTTTATTGATCCACGAGAGGGTTCAGCTCAGTTTTACCTGGAGAAATTCCAGCTAGGCAATTTTATTCAAAAGTTTGGACCCTCGTTCATCGAGGACCTTCTTAATAATGCTAAAAATTTCCCAATCGACCATCTCGATGCATTCACAGAGAGTTCAAGATTCCAGGAACACAACTGTGGAAATGATGCTTCAACCAACGAAAATTCTGCTGCTTCAGATGATGCCAGACCCGCAACTGTAGCTAATGTGGAAATAGGCTTGACTACGAGCAGCACTTCACAAGAAAGAGATCATGTGGACATTGAGTGTAATGTATCTCTTGCTCCTGCAGAAACATATACTGGTGATGAAACTTGCAAAGAGGCAGGAAATCAGAATGACACTATGCATCCAGATGCAAGGGAAGACAATGCTGGTAGCCATCTTTTCAACTCCGATTGGACTTGCACTATGTGCCCTGATCATATGCCCAATGACTCAGAAGGTGGAAATGCCACCCGTGCTGAAAATGACACCATGTCCCCTGATCATATGTCCCCTGATAATATGCCCAATGACTCGGAAGGTGGAAATGCCACCAGTGCTGAAAACTCAGTAGAACTGCTGGGTAAATATCCTTTAGCCGTAGTACTGCCTGAAAGTGCTAATTGCTGCTCAGAGATTCCTGGTGCTTCTCAAAGTGTTGAACCCTCAA GTTATCAAAGTACTCCAGTGGCTTCACTGAAGAATCAACACTGCTTGGAAACAACTGAGCACATCACATTGACTCAGAAGGCAGTATCAAATGAAGATACACCATCTTCAATTCACTCAGATGTGCAATCCCAGGAAAAA CAGACTGTAGGTTCAGCAGAGAAGCGGAGATCTGCAAAGCAAGTGTTGGAGCGTCCTACTAGATCGCCAATGACCAGAACTTCAGCCCCATAT GTGCATAAATCTCGGCTTACTCGTTCTAGGGCCCAGTCATTATCTATTTCCACACCCGAGTCTCTCAAAATGAGAAGAACCAAATCAG gtCGAGTGGTAGTACCCCAATTGGATCCAGGAAGGAGTAGGATTGTCTATGACAAC AATGGGTTGATTTCAGGCGTTGCTCCTGTGGATG GGAAGAAGTCAGCGAGACCTGCAAAGAACACAAGGGGGCCTCTCTGA
- the LOC123045236 gene encoding kinetochore-associated protein KNL-2 homolog isoform X2, which produces MAKNTPSPPPRARSRRGAAPTSPTPAAALSPPFSLAPLRTRLGAAAAAAAAAAAAAAAASSSPVEHPCVTLWEWWPVRVEGEERKLAVSGFTERNDAFTSAPIAHRYEPLTLQDEGGVVVLLHGSISLLRMRQNGFSVQICEQFMIGFPSWWETWDSHMESYPNCFIDPREGSAQFYLEKFQLGNFIQKFGPSFIEDLLNNAKNFPIDHLDAFTESSRFQEHNCGNDASTNENSAASDDARPATVANVEIGLTTSSTSQERDHVDIECNVSLAPAETYTGDETCKEAGNQNDTMHPDAREDNAGSHLFNSDWTCTMCPDHMPNDSEGGNATRAENDTMSPDHMSPDNMPNDSEGGNATSAENSVELLGKYPLAVVLPESANCCSEIPGASQSVEPSSYQSTPVASLKNQHCLETTEHITLTQKAVSNEDTPSSIHSDVQSQEKTVGSAEKRRSAKQVLERPTRSPMTRTSAPYVHKSRLTRSRAQSLSISTPESLKMRRTKSGRVVVPQLDPGRSRIVYDNNGLISGVAPVDGLLRSSPAKFACHILRI; this is translated from the exons ATGGCAAAAAACACCCCCAGCCCTCCGCCGAGGGCAAGATCTCGCCGGGGCGCGGCGCCGACGTCGCCAACCCCAGCCGCCGCTCTGAGCCCTCCTTTCTCCCTTGCCCCACTGCGCACCCGCcttggcgctgctgctgctgctgcggcggcggcggccgccgccgccgccgccgcctcctcatcCCCCGTCGAGCACCCATGC GTCACGCTGTGGGAATGGTGGCCGGTGAGGGTGGAAGGGGAGGAGCGGAAACTCGCGGTTTCCGGCTTCACTGAAAG GAATGACGCATTCACTTCTGCACCCATAGCACATCGTTATGAGCCTCTCACGCTCCAGGATGAAGGTGGGGTTGTGGTGCTCCTTCATGGTTCAATTAGCTTGTTGCGAATGCGTCAAAATGGATTTTCTGTGCAG ATATGCGAACAATTCATGATTGGATTTCCGTCCTGGTGGGAGACTTGGGATTCGCACATGGAGTCTTACCCAAACTGTTTTATTGATCCACGAGAGGGTTCAGCTCAGTTTTACCTGGAGAAATTCCAGCTAGGCAATTTTATTCAAAAGTTTGGACCCTCGTTCATCGAGGACCTTCTTAATAATGCTAAAAATTTCCCAATCGACCATCTCGATGCATTCACAGAGAGTTCAAGATTCCAGGAACACAACTGTGGAAATGATGCTTCAACCAACGAAAATTCTGCTGCTTCAGATGATGCCAGACCCGCAACTGTAGCTAATGTGGAAATAGGCTTGACTACGAGCAGCACTTCACAAGAAAGAGATCATGTGGACATTGAGTGTAATGTATCTCTTGCTCCTGCAGAAACATATACTGGTGATGAAACTTGCAAAGAGGCAGGAAATCAGAATGACACTATGCATCCAGATGCAAGGGAAGACAATGCTGGTAGCCATCTTTTCAACTCCGATTGGACTTGCACTATGTGCCCTGATCATATGCCCAATGACTCAGAAGGTGGAAATGCCACCCGTGCTGAAAATGACACCATGTCCCCTGATCATATGTCCCCTGATAATATGCCCAATGACTCGGAAGGTGGAAATGCCACCAGTGCTGAAAACTCAGTAGAACTGCTGGGTAAATATCCTTTAGCCGTAGTACTGCCTGAAAGTGCTAATTGCTGCTCAGAGATTCCTGGTGCTTCTCAAAGTGTTGAACCCTCAA GTTATCAAAGTACTCCAGTGGCTTCACTGAAGAATCAACACTGCTTGGAAACAACTGAGCACATCACATTGACTCAGAAGGCAGTATCAAATGAAGATACACCATCTTCAATTCACTCAGATGTGCAATCCCAGGAAAAA ACTGTAGGTTCAGCAGAGAAGCGGAGATCTGCAAAGCAAGTGTTGGAGCGTCCTACTAGATCGCCAATGACCAGAACTTCAGCCCCATAT GTGCATAAATCTCGGCTTACTCGTTCTAGGGCCCAGTCATTATCTATTTCCACACCCGAGTCTCTCAAAATGAGAAGAACCAAATCAG gtCGAGTGGTAGTACCCCAATTGGATCCAGGAAGGAGTAGGATTGTCTATGACAAC AATGGGTTGATTTCAGGCGTTGCTCCTGTGGATGGTTTGTTGAGAAGCTCCCCTGCCAAATTTGCATGCCATATACTACGTATATAG
- the LOC123045236 gene encoding kinetochore-associated protein KNL-2 homolog isoform X4, with protein MAKNTPSPPPRARSRRGAAPTSPTPAAALSPPFSLAPLRTRLGAAAAAAAAAAAAAAAASSSPVEHPCVTLWEWWPVRVEGEERKLAVSGFTERNDAFTSAPIAHRYEPLTLQDEGGVVVLLHGSISLLRMRQNGFSVQICEQFMIGFPSWWETWDSHMESYPNCFIDPREGSAQFYLEKFQLGNFIQKFGPSFIEDLLNNAKNFPIDHLDAFTESSRFQEHNCGNDASTNENSAASDDARPATVANVEIGLTTSSTSQERDHVDIECNVSLAPAETYTGDETCKEAGNQNDTMHPDAREDNAGSHLFNSDWTCTMCPDHMPNDSEGGNATRAENDTMSPDHMSPDNMPNDSEGGNATSAENSVELLGKYPLAVVLPESANCCSEIPGASQSVEPSSYQSTPVASLKNQHCLETTEHITLTQKAVSNEDTPSSIHSDVQSQEKTVGSAEKRRSAKQVLERPTRSPMTRTSAPYVHKSRLTRSRAQSLSISTPESLKMRRTKSGRVVVPQLDPGRSRIVYDNNGLISGVAPVDGKKSARPAKNTRGPL; from the exons ATGGCAAAAAACACCCCCAGCCCTCCGCCGAGGGCAAGATCTCGCCGGGGCGCGGCGCCGACGTCGCCAACCCCAGCCGCCGCTCTGAGCCCTCCTTTCTCCCTTGCCCCACTGCGCACCCGCcttggcgctgctgctgctgctgcggcggcggcggccgccgccgccgccgccgcctcctcatcCCCCGTCGAGCACCCATGC GTCACGCTGTGGGAATGGTGGCCGGTGAGGGTGGAAGGGGAGGAGCGGAAACTCGCGGTTTCCGGCTTCACTGAAAG GAATGACGCATTCACTTCTGCACCCATAGCACATCGTTATGAGCCTCTCACGCTCCAGGATGAAGGTGGGGTTGTGGTGCTCCTTCATGGTTCAATTAGCTTGTTGCGAATGCGTCAAAATGGATTTTCTGTGCAG ATATGCGAACAATTCATGATTGGATTTCCGTCCTGGTGGGAGACTTGGGATTCGCACATGGAGTCTTACCCAAACTGTTTTATTGATCCACGAGAGGGTTCAGCTCAGTTTTACCTGGAGAAATTCCAGCTAGGCAATTTTATTCAAAAGTTTGGACCCTCGTTCATCGAGGACCTTCTTAATAATGCTAAAAATTTCCCAATCGACCATCTCGATGCATTCACAGAGAGTTCAAGATTCCAGGAACACAACTGTGGAAATGATGCTTCAACCAACGAAAATTCTGCTGCTTCAGATGATGCCAGACCCGCAACTGTAGCTAATGTGGAAATAGGCTTGACTACGAGCAGCACTTCACAAGAAAGAGATCATGTGGACATTGAGTGTAATGTATCTCTTGCTCCTGCAGAAACATATACTGGTGATGAAACTTGCAAAGAGGCAGGAAATCAGAATGACACTATGCATCCAGATGCAAGGGAAGACAATGCTGGTAGCCATCTTTTCAACTCCGATTGGACTTGCACTATGTGCCCTGATCATATGCCCAATGACTCAGAAGGTGGAAATGCCACCCGTGCTGAAAATGACACCATGTCCCCTGATCATATGTCCCCTGATAATATGCCCAATGACTCGGAAGGTGGAAATGCCACCAGTGCTGAAAACTCAGTAGAACTGCTGGGTAAATATCCTTTAGCCGTAGTACTGCCTGAAAGTGCTAATTGCTGCTCAGAGATTCCTGGTGCTTCTCAAAGTGTTGAACCCTCAA GTTATCAAAGTACTCCAGTGGCTTCACTGAAGAATCAACACTGCTTGGAAACAACTGAGCACATCACATTGACTCAGAAGGCAGTATCAAATGAAGATACACCATCTTCAATTCACTCAGATGTGCAATCCCAGGAAAAA ACTGTAGGTTCAGCAGAGAAGCGGAGATCTGCAAAGCAAGTGTTGGAGCGTCCTACTAGATCGCCAATGACCAGAACTTCAGCCCCATAT GTGCATAAATCTCGGCTTACTCGTTCTAGGGCCCAGTCATTATCTATTTCCACACCCGAGTCTCTCAAAATGAGAAGAACCAAATCAG gtCGAGTGGTAGTACCCCAATTGGATCCAGGAAGGAGTAGGATTGTCTATGACAAC AATGGGTTGATTTCAGGCGTTGCTCCTGTGGATG GGAAGAAGTCAGCGAGACCTGCAAAGAACACAAGGGGGCCTCTCTGA